From a region of the Rhizobium sp. CB3090 genome:
- a CDS encoding NADH-quinone oxidoreductase subunit C yields MPTLSDILEKGRSVPHHALWPRAAVDAAAWTSAALALSEGRLTLLGQWGEANAVHMALLDELAGMIGVISLEGLKGGGYPSVAQLHPPALRLERAIRDLTGLEPRDLPDGRPWLDHGRWGLHHPLKEGGVPSSEVSPYAFLRAEGESLHQIPVGPVHAGIIEPGHFRFTANGETVVRLEERLGYVHKGIEALMAGADLIRGAKLAGRTSGDSTVAYTYAFSEAVEAALGLVVPPRAVWLRALMAELERLANHLGDIGAIGNDAAFPLMLAHCGVLRERVLRAADAAFGHRLMRDRIVPGGVTGDLNSEGVIGLRSLLAEIRRWFPALVELYDNTASLQDRTVGTGRLRAELAREYGAGGYVGRASGRGFDARQVLHYPPYDSLVFDVPVLNDGDVNARVWIRIREVEQSLLLIEQVLDRLPEGPILSAIPSIGGYREGMALAEGFRGDVLVWLRLAPDGRIERCHLRDPSWFQWPLLEAAIEGNIVADFPLCNKSFNCSYSGHDL; encoded by the coding sequence ATGCCGACGCTGAGTGACATCCTCGAGAAGGGCCGTTCGGTTCCGCATCATGCTCTGTGGCCGCGCGCCGCCGTCGATGCGGCTGCATGGACATCGGCCGCATTGGCTCTGTCGGAAGGACGCCTGACTCTGCTCGGTCAATGGGGCGAGGCCAATGCCGTTCATATGGCCTTGCTCGATGAGCTGGCCGGTATGATCGGCGTTATCAGCCTTGAAGGGCTGAAAGGCGGCGGATATCCGTCTGTGGCGCAATTGCATCCGCCGGCGTTGCGGCTGGAGCGGGCAATCCGCGACCTGACCGGGCTTGAACCGCGGGATTTGCCGGACGGCCGGCCATGGCTCGATCACGGCCGCTGGGGCCTGCACCACCCTCTCAAAGAGGGTGGTGTTCCTTCGTCGGAGGTCAGTCCCTACGCCTTCCTGCGTGCGGAGGGCGAAAGCCTGCACCAGATCCCGGTTGGCCCGGTGCATGCTGGCATCATCGAGCCGGGACATTTCCGTTTCACGGCTAACGGCGAGACGGTCGTGCGACTCGAGGAACGGCTCGGCTATGTCCACAAGGGGATCGAGGCGCTGATGGCCGGTGCGGATTTGATCCGCGGAGCGAAGCTCGCCGGCAGAACCTCCGGCGACAGCACGGTCGCCTATACCTATGCCTTTTCGGAGGCCGTCGAGGCTGCGCTCGGGCTCGTCGTTCCGCCCCGGGCGGTCTGGCTGCGCGCGCTGATGGCTGAATTGGAACGGCTCGCTAATCATCTCGGCGATATCGGCGCCATCGGCAACGACGCCGCATTTCCACTGATGCTGGCCCATTGCGGTGTGCTGCGCGAGCGTGTGTTGCGCGCGGCGGATGCCGCCTTCGGCCACCGGCTGATGCGCGACCGTATCGTGCCCGGTGGCGTCACCGGCGATCTGAATAGTGAGGGAGTCATCGGCCTGCGAAGCTTGCTTGCCGAGATCCGTCGCTGGTTCCCCGCCCTGGTGGAGCTCTATGACAACACCGCCTCGCTGCAGGACCGGACGGTCGGCACAGGCAGGCTGCGCGCCGAACTGGCACGCGAGTACGGGGCAGGTGGCTATGTCGGGCGAGCTTCCGGACGCGGTTTCGACGCCCGGCAGGTCTTGCACTACCCGCCCTATGATAGTCTGGTCTTCGACGTTCCGGTGCTTAACGACGGCGATGTCAACGCCCGCGTCTGGATCCGTATTCGCGAGGTCGAGCAGAGCCTGTTGCTCATCGAGCAGGTCCTCGACCGCCTTCCCGAAGGTCCGATCCTCAGCGCAATCCCTTCCATCGGTGGATATCGGGAAGGCATGGCGCTTGCCGAGGGTTTTCGTGGTGACGTACTGGTCTGGCTGCGGCTTGCGCCGGATGGCAGGATCGAACGCTGCCATCTGCGCGATCCATCCTGGTTTCAGTGGCCGCTGCTGGAGGCTGCGATCGAAGGCAATATCGTTGCCGACTTCCCGCTCTGCAACAAGTCGTTCAATTGTTCCTATTCCGGTCATGATCTTTGA
- a CDS encoding helix-turn-helix domain-containing protein produces MPKAYSRDLRERVSRYVDAGHSRHAAAAHFGVSVSFVVKLMKIWRSSGRLDPKPGGGRRHSKLDPHRGFLLRRIDEKDDLTMPELAAELAAKGTHVDPASISRWFIRNGYRFKNVWLARLQVV; encoded by the coding sequence ATGCCGAAAGCCTATTCGCGTGATCTTCGGGAGCGTGTCTCCCGCTATGTTGATGCCGGCCATTCGCGGCATGCGGCGGCCGCCCATTTTGGCGTATCGGTTTCTTTCGTCGTGAAGCTGATGAAGATTTGGCGCAGCTCCGGCCGGCTTGATCCCAAGCCCGGCGGCGGGCGGCGCCATTCCAAACTCGATCCACACCGGGGCTTTCTGCTGCGCCGAATTGATGAGAAAGACGATCTGACCATGCCCGAGCTTGCCGCGGAATTGGCCGCCAAGGGCACGCATGTCGACCCGGCGTCGATCTCCCGTTGGTTCATTCGAAACGGCTATCGCTTCAAAAACGTATGGCTCGCCCGTCTGCAAGTGGTCTGA
- a CDS encoding IS630 family transposase (programmed frameshift) — MGTALKIREDYTADELRRLARQSRDADWSRRLLALSVIYEGGSRSQAASIGGVGLQIIRDWVERFNLHGPDGLKTGKATGREPLLDDKQRKALAEAVEKGPVPYLDGVVRWRLVDLVQWLWQEHRVLVSRQTLGRELNAMGYRKLTARPKHHAQDPQAIEEFKKNFPAAVAEIAAGAAKGKRIEIWFQDEARIGQKNKITRRWAKRGTRPSAPHDQRTRSAYIFGAICPKLGKAAALVMPWCDTYAMNQHLMEISRHVAEDAHAILIMDQAGWHMSNNLTVPENVTILPLPPKSPELNPVENLWQFMRENWLSNRVFKSYEDIVDHCCDAWHKLQRQPWRVMSIGHRKWADEF, encoded by the exons ATGGGAACAGCACTGAAGATCCGCGAGGACTATACGGCTGATGAATTGCGTCGGCTGGCGAGGCAGAGCCGGGATGCAGATTGGTCCCGCCGGTTGCTTGCCTTGTCGGTCATTTACGAGGGCGGTTCGCGGAGCCAGGCGGCGTCGATTGGCGGGGTGGGTTTGCAGATCATCCGCGATTGGGTTGAGCGTTTCAATCTGCACGGTCCTGATGGTCTGAAGACAGGCAAGGCGACGGGGCGGGAGCCCTTGCTCGATGACAAGCAGCGCAAGGCGCTTGCCGAGGCGGTCGAGAAAGGTCCTGTTCCCTATCTCGATGGCGTCGTGCGCTGGAGGCTCGTTGATCTGGTGCAATGGCTTTGGCAGGAGCATCGTGTCTTGGTGAGCCGCCAGACGCTGGGGCGCGAGTTGAATGCCATGGGCTATCGCAAACTCACCGCACGTCCCAAGCACCATGCACAAGACCCGCAAGCGATCGAGGAATTTAAAAAAA ACTTCCCCGCCGCAGTGGCGGAAATCGCTGCCGGAGCCGCTAAAGGAAAACGAATAGAAATCTGGTTCCAGGACGAAGCCCGCATCGGCCAGAAGAACAAGATCACCCGTCGCTGGGCCAAGCGCGGAACACGGCCCTCAGCGCCGCACGACCAGCGCACGAGATCGGCCTATATCTTCGGTGCGATTTGCCCGAAGCTCGGCAAGGCCGCCGCACTCGTCATGCCGTGGTGCGACACCTATGCCATGAACCAGCATCTGATGGAAATCTCCCGCCATGTCGCCGAAGACGCCCACGCTATCCTCATCATGGATCAGGCGGGCTGGCACATGTCCAACAATCTCACCGTGCCCGAAAACGTCACCATCTTGCCGCTGCCGCCAAAGTCGCCCGAACTCAACCCGGTTGAAAACCTCTGGCAGTTCATGCGCGAAAACTGGCTCTCCAACCGCGTCTTCAAATCTTACGAGGACATCGTCGATCACTGCTGCGATGCTTGGCACAAGCTCCAACGCCAGCCTTGGCGCGTCATGTCAATCGGCCACAGAAAATGGGCCGATGAGTTCTAA
- a CDS encoding transposase, translating to MLESRGQPYVLAVRSNHCLRFVREQCFEQTDPETMAAELEAEAWSSHPAGEGAKGLRLYDWARIPLSSRPDAQWERWLLIRRSRREPDARAYYFVFAPAGTELSELAGAAGLRWTVEECFQRAKDDLGLDHCEARSWHAWNRHMTLVMAAAAFLAKLGADLRRTAAGKPNETSPNPPIAA from the coding sequence ATGCTGGAAAGCCGTGGCCAGCCTTATGTTCTAGCAGTTCGCTCCAACCATTGCCTGCGCTTCGTGCGCGAGCAATGCTTCGAGCAAACTGATCCGGAGACGATGGCCGCGGAATTAGAGGCGGAGGCCTGGTCAAGTCATCCAGCAGGCGAAGGCGCCAAAGGCCTTCGGCTTTATGATTGGGCCCGTATTCCTCTCAGCTCTCGTCCTGATGCACAATGGGAGCGCTGGCTTCTGATCCGCCGCAGCCGACGCGAACCCGATGCGCGCGCCTATTATTTTGTCTTTGCGCCTGCCGGTACGGAACTGAGCGAGTTGGCTGGCGCTGCCGGGCTGCGTTGGACGGTAGAAGAATGCTTCCAGCGTGCGAAGGACGACCTCGGCCTGGATCATTGCGAGGCGCGATCCTGGCATGCCTGGAACCGGCACATGACGCTCGTCATGGCGGCCGCTGCATTCCTCGCCAAGCTCGGCGCCGACCTACGCCGTACCGCTGCTGGCAAACCGAACGAAACGAGTCCAAACCCGCCAATCGCCGCCTGA
- a CDS encoding DUF4365 domain-containing protein encodes MDPAVRLAIDAVEKVFVRDFKWAFRRLSSSDTGIDARAEILDDGWPTGRFLPLQIRSVSSTSKRHGDHTYRGEKKHLDYWTRHALPLWVVIVDYESDLMLWQQVEKSLCVVTESEWSIVIPATNMLDASARLCFDEAITTDPELLMRTAFALDRVLMQEMQDQTTFFVWDEWGDTTAIFCNLRIYVGGGQKEEPDVRIDYHLRAHSLHEVMIKLFPWATYAYAEPISEYSGEIAVHILKVELRPQAYAYLQAESFLEGGYPKEEEPSAPETDDVITEEEEREFWRRRRMCRRPNNPTD; translated from the coding sequence ATGGATCCCGCCGTCCGCCTTGCCATCGACGCTGTCGAGAAGGTTTTTGTTCGGGATTTCAAATGGGCTTTCCGTAGGTTATCAAGTTCCGACACCGGCATTGATGCGCGCGCCGAAATCCTCGATGACGGCTGGCCGACAGGTCGGTTCTTGCCGCTGCAAATCAGATCCGTATCGTCGACAAGTAAGCGGCATGGCGATCATACCTATCGCGGAGAGAAGAAACACCTCGACTATTGGACAAGGCATGCGTTGCCGCTTTGGGTGGTAATCGTCGATTATGAAAGTGACCTAATGCTCTGGCAACAGGTTGAGAAGTCGTTGTGCGTGGTAACGGAGTCAGAATGGTCGATCGTCATTCCGGCGACCAATATGCTCGATGCCTCGGCAAGGCTCTGCTTCGATGAGGCCATAACAACCGATCCAGAGTTGCTGATGCGCACGGCCTTTGCGCTTGATCGCGTGCTGATGCAGGAAATGCAGGATCAGACGACGTTTTTTGTGTGGGACGAGTGGGGTGACACAACTGCGATCTTTTGTAATCTCCGCATCTATGTCGGCGGAGGCCAGAAGGAAGAGCCGGATGTGCGGATTGATTATCACCTTCGTGCGCATAGTCTTCATGAAGTCATGATCAAGCTTTTCCCCTGGGCAACCTATGCTTATGCTGAGCCGATTTCGGAGTATTCCGGCGAGATTGCTGTGCACATCCTGAAGGTAGAACTGCGACCTCAAGCCTACGCTTATCTCCAGGCGGAGAGTTTCCTGGAGGGAGGTTATCCCAAAGAAGAGGAACCATCGGCTCCGGAAACCGATGACGTCATCACGGAAGAAGAGGAGCGAGAATTCTGGAGAAGGCGAAGAATGTGTCGACGCCCCAACAATCCGACAGATTAA
- a CDS encoding RHS repeat-associated core domain-containing protein, whose product MSLGITAGQFTNFTFETTPENFISGITQTSDTVVAEPNPTAQNISFNNLNEITQVSGQAFSYDANGNLLSDGARTYVWDADNRLAGIAYASQPGKQTHYTYDGLGRRIEIDEIPGSGGAAVVSKYIWCGASPCQRRDASYSPTRNYFDEGEYRFDAANLALYYGVDQIGSVRRVFSSENDAPAYDYDPWGVPGQTTPFITDFGFAKMMNSASSGLSSTWFREYDPTSGRWITRDPVGVVTSLNLYVRR is encoded by the coding sequence TTGAGCCTCGGTATAACGGCCGGACAATTTACCAACTTCACGTTTGAGACGACGCCGGAGAACTTCATTTCGGGCATAACTCAGACGAGCGACACGGTGGTGGCTGAACCCAATCCTACCGCTCAAAATATCTCCTTTAACAATCTCAACGAGATCACCCAAGTTTCTGGGCAAGCTTTCAGCTACGACGCGAACGGAAATTTACTATCTGATGGCGCACGGACCTATGTCTGGGATGCAGACAATCGTCTAGCCGGTATCGCCTACGCCTCTCAACCCGGAAAGCAAACACATTACACATATGACGGCCTTGGCCGCCGCATCGAAATCGATGAAATCCCCGGCTCGGGAGGTGCGGCGGTCGTTTCCAAATATATTTGGTGCGGCGCCTCACCTTGCCAACGCCGAGATGCGTCCTACTCACCAACTCGAAACTACTTTGATGAAGGCGAATACAGATTTGATGCCGCCAATCTGGCCCTTTATTATGGAGTCGACCAAATCGGATCAGTGAGGCGGGTTTTCTCAAGCGAAAACGACGCACCCGCTTATGATTACGACCCTTGGGGAGTTCCAGGACAGACTACGCCCTTCATAACAGACTTCGGTTTCGCGAAAATGATGAACAGCGCGTCCTCAGGTCTTAGCTCTACTTGGTTTCGTGAATATGATCCGACGTCTGGCCGCTGGATTACACGTGACCCTGTTGGAGTGGTCACTTCTTTGAACTTATACGTACGTCGATAG
- a CDS encoding IS701 family transposase: MSVAGWSGSMLAWQRELDALKVRLGPVFGRRELRVSCGAFLDGLLSGAERKTGWLMAEQAGLDRPYRMQSLLGRSHWDADALRDAVRAYAMESLGDADGVLVVDETGFLKKGVHSVGVARQYSGTAGRIENCQVGVFLAYASRYGQTLIDRQLYLPKGWAEDEARRTSAHVPQSQTFATKPTIAAKLIADALDAGVPCAWVLADALYGSDRSYAGCWKAVASLMF; the protein is encoded by the coding sequence ATGTCGGTAGCGGGTTGGTCCGGGTCCATGCTGGCGTGGCAGCGTGAGCTCGATGCCTTGAAGGTGCGGTTGGGTCCGGTGTTTGGTCGCCGCGAATTGCGCGTATCGTGTGGTGCCTTTCTGGATGGGTTATTGTCGGGAGCAGAGCGCAAGACCGGCTGGTTGATGGCTGAACAGGCAGGACTGGATCGCCCTTATCGGATGCAGTCGCTGCTGGGGCGCAGCCATTGGGATGCTGACGCATTGCGCGATGCGGTGCGCGCTTATGCAATGGAGTCTCTAGGTGACGCGGACGGCGTTCTTGTGGTCGATGAGACCGGCTTCCTGAAGAAAGGCGTTCATTCGGTGGGTGTCGCGCGACAATATTCCGGCACGGCCGGCCGGATTGAGAACTGTCAGGTCGGTGTTTTCCTTGCCTATGCAAGCCGCTACGGTCAGACCCTGATCGATCGGCAGCTTTATCTGCCGAAGGGGTGGGCTGAAGATGAAGCGCGCCGTACTTCGGCTCACGTCCCCCAGTCCCAGACCTTCGCGACCAAACCGACCATCGCTGCCAAGCTCATAGCCGATGCGCTGGATGCCGGCGTGCCTTGTGCCTGGGTATTGGCCGATGCGCTCTATGGTTCGGATCGAAGCTACGCCGGATGCTGGAAAGCCGTGGCCAGCCTTATGTTCTAG
- a CDS encoding NADH-quinone oxidoreductase subunit B family protein, whose protein sequence is MRKLLFENLIRLPLTEPAPPPADAAMEELAAAIDTASRRRLGRSLSIRAVDAGSCNGCELEMHALSNAFYDIERFGIRFVASPRHADVLLVTGPVTKNMREALERTYNATPAPKWVVALGGCARDGGCFAGSYAVIGGVSKVIPVDFHIPGCPPSPTDILRGLLALLEHVNTGGRAS, encoded by the coding sequence ATGCGAAAGCTCCTCTTCGAAAACCTGATCCGCCTGCCGCTGACGGAACCGGCACCACCACCTGCCGATGCGGCGATGGAGGAACTCGCCGCTGCCATCGACACCGCGTCCCGCCGGCGGCTCGGCCGCAGTCTGTCGATCCGCGCGGTCGATGCGGGTTCCTGCAATGGCTGCGAGTTGGAGATGCATGCGCTGAGCAATGCCTTCTACGACATAGAGCGCTTCGGGATTCGCTTCGTCGCCTCACCGCGTCATGCCGATGTACTGCTTGTGACCGGGCCGGTGACGAAGAACATGCGCGAAGCCTTGGAACGGACGTATAACGCCACGCCCGCTCCGAAATGGGTCGTTGCCCTCGGCGGCTGTGCCCGCGACGGCGGCTGCTTCGCGGGCAGCTACGCCGTTATCGGCGGAGTTTCGAAAGTCATACCCGTCGACTTCCATATTCCGGGCTGTCCGCCGTCGCCGACGGACATTCTCAGAGGTCTTCTTGCCTTACTTGAACATGTGAACACGGGAGGCCGCGCTTCGTAA